The proteins below are encoded in one region of Corynebacterium sphenisci DSM 44792:
- a CDS encoding YchJ family protein encodes MSGVFGAGSAGPAPPGDAARCPCGSGARYGACCAPLHRGEARAPTAEALMRARYSAYVAGEADFLWRTWHPHGRPEAILFDPAVRWEGLEILEVVDGAEGDREGVVEFRARYRDATGPAVLWERSTFMLRARRWMYVDGEFRG; translated from the coding sequence ATGAGCGGGGTGTTCGGGGCCGGGTCGGCGGGGCCGGCCCCGCCGGGGGATGCCGCGCGGTGCCCCTGCGGCAGCGGGGCGCGCTACGGGGCGTGCTGCGCCCCGCTGCACCGCGGGGAGGCCCGGGCGCCCACCGCGGAGGCGCTGATGCGCGCCCGGTACAGCGCCTACGTCGCCGGGGAGGCGGATTTCCTGTGGCGCACCTGGCATCCGCACGGCCGGCCGGAGGCGATCCTCTTCGACCCGGCGGTGCGCTGGGAGGGCCTGGAGATCCTGGAGGTCGTCGACGGCGCCGAGGGTGACCGGGAGGGGGTGGTGGAGTTCCGGGCCCGCTACCGCGACGCCACCGGCCCGGCGGTGCTGTGGGAGCGCTCCACCTTCATGCTGCGCGCCCGGCGCTGGATGTACGTCGACGGCGAATTCCGCGGCTGA
- a CDS encoding GuaB1 family IMP dehydrogenase-related protein gives MRFLNDVRAPYELTYDDVFMVPSRSGVGSRMSVDLRSDDGTGTTIPLVVSNMTAVAGRRMAETIARRGGIAILPQDVPADIAAGTIATVKACHTVFDTPITVKAHHTAGYARNLIPKRAHGAAVVVEEDRPIGILTNADLRGADNFAQVGTLMSASPMTLPDDVAPREAFLGLTAAGRRLAPVVAADGTLRGVLTRAGALRASIYDPALDAGGRLRVGAAIGINGDVAGRARALLAAGADVLVVDTAHGHQDSMLAALARVRDLDPGVPVAAGNVVTAEGVRDLVSAGADIVKVGVGPGAMCTTRMQTGVGRPQFSAVLECAAAARAAGARVWADGGVRHPRDVALALAAGASNVMIGSWFAGTHESPGDLMHDADGTPYKESFGMASHRAVVHRNAGTEEFEKARRALFEEGISSGRIRLEPGAGGVEDLVDRIVSGVRSACTYAGAEDLPGFAERAVVGVQSAAGFAEGAPRPGAR, from the coding sequence ATGCGCTTCCTCAACGACGTCCGCGCCCCCTACGAGCTGACCTACGACGACGTGTTCATGGTGCCCTCCCGATCCGGGGTGGGCTCCCGGATGTCGGTGGACCTGCGCTCCGATGACGGCACCGGCACCACCATCCCCCTGGTGGTGTCGAACATGACCGCGGTGGCCGGGCGCCGGATGGCGGAGACCATCGCCCGCCGCGGCGGGATCGCGATCCTGCCGCAGGACGTGCCCGCGGACATCGCCGCGGGGACCATCGCCACGGTCAAGGCCTGCCACACCGTCTTCGACACCCCCATCACGGTGAAGGCGCACCACACCGCCGGCTACGCCCGCAACCTCATCCCGAAGCGCGCGCACGGGGCGGCGGTGGTGGTCGAGGAGGATCGCCCGATCGGCATCCTGACCAACGCGGATCTGCGCGGGGCGGACAACTTCGCCCAGGTCGGCACCCTGATGTCGGCCTCCCCGATGACCCTGCCCGATGACGTCGCCCCCCGGGAGGCCTTCCTGGGGCTCACCGCCGCGGGCCGCCGGCTGGCCCCGGTGGTCGCCGCCGACGGCACCCTGCGCGGGGTGCTCACCCGGGCCGGGGCGCTGCGCGCCTCCATCTACGACCCGGCCCTCGACGCCGGCGGCCGGCTGCGGGTGGGCGCGGCGATCGGGATCAACGGCGATGTCGCCGGCCGGGCCCGGGCGCTGCTCGCCGCCGGGGCGGATGTGCTGGTGGTGGACACCGCGCACGGCCACCAGGACTCGATGCTCGCCGCCCTGGCGCGGGTGCGCGACCTGGACCCGGGGGTGCCGGTGGCCGCGGGCAACGTGGTCACCGCCGAGGGGGTGCGGGATCTGGTCTCCGCGGGGGCGGACATCGTCAAGGTCGGGGTGGGCCCGGGGGCGATGTGCACCACCCGGATGCAGACCGGGGTGGGCCGGCCGCAGTTCTCCGCGGTGCTGGAATGCGCCGCCGCGGCCCGCGCCGCCGGGGCCCGGGTCTGGGCCGACGGGGGCGTGCGGCACCCCCGGGACGTGGCGCTGGCGCTGGCCGCCGGGGCCTCCAACGTGATGATCGGCTCCTGGTTCGCGGGCACCCACGAATCCCCCGGCGATCTCATGCACGACGCCGACGGCACCCCGTACAAGGAGTCCTTCGGGATGGCCTCGCACCGGGCGGTGGTGCACCGCAACGCCGGCACCGAGGAGTTCGAGAAGGCCCGCCGCGCCCTGTTCGAGGAGGGCATCTCCTCGGGGCGGATCCGGCTGGAGCCGGGCGCCGGCGGGGTGGAGGATCTGGTGGACCGGATCGTCTCCGGGGTGCGTTCGGCGTGCACCTACGCCGGGGCCGAGGATCTCCCCGGCTTCGCCGAGCGCGCCGTGGTGGGGGTGCAGTCCGCGGCCGGCTTCGCCGAGGGCGCGCCCCGGCCCGGCGCCCGCTGA
- a CDS encoding ABC transporter ATP-binding protein, translating into MMTLLADLVGVREVRSLIALYAVAAVLEGVTLALLIPFLRAFLDDSGAGAGGWLVALCATGVAFLVLQSAAMVRSYRISVYDVCDALIVRIADRVLELPLGWFTAEREARIASAVSREINTLSHIASIVLPNIISALGVPAVMLIAVALVDWTLAAVMLIAVLPLAWIWARMRRAATEASEIETAAATGAAGRLIEYARLQPVLRATGLTRRGWASLDDALAEEDVAVRRALTVKGRPAMGFTLVLYATFAALIALGLAHVLDRRLDAVAYLAVMVITARMLGPLTQAVLFSSEIHNAAVALRAIHSIVFAEPLPEPEPAEAREPAGTEVAFSGVRFGYDPAAPVLDGVDFTAPAGTMTALVGPSGSGKSTILRLIGRFWDVDAGAVTVGGVDVREIPTRRLMELTSMVFQDVYLFDTTIRENVRLARPGATDAELDAAARAARLDQVIEALPDGWDTQVGQGGLKLSGGERQRVSIARAFVKDAPILLLDEITSALDGENEAAITSVMRELTRGRTVFLVAHRLSTVRDADQILVLQPDPSGAARIAERGTPAGLIAAGGRYAEFAEASSAAGRWRFGE; encoded by the coding sequence ATGATGACGCTGCTCGCCGACCTCGTCGGCGTCCGCGAGGTGCGCTCCCTGATCGCCCTCTACGCCGTCGCCGCGGTGCTGGAGGGGGTGACCCTGGCGCTGCTCATCCCCTTCCTGCGCGCCTTCCTCGACGACTCCGGCGCCGGCGCCGGCGGCTGGCTGGTGGCGCTGTGCGCCACCGGGGTGGCCTTCCTGGTGCTGCAGTCGGCGGCGATGGTGCGCTCCTACCGGATCTCCGTCTACGACGTCTGCGACGCGCTCATCGTGCGCATCGCGGACCGGGTGCTGGAGCTGCCCCTGGGCTGGTTCACCGCCGAGCGGGAGGCCCGGATCGCCTCCGCGGTCTCCCGGGAGATCAACACCCTGTCGCATATCGCCTCGATCGTGCTGCCCAACATCATCTCCGCCCTGGGGGTGCCCGCGGTGATGCTCATCGCGGTGGCCCTGGTGGACTGGACCCTGGCGGCGGTGATGCTCATCGCGGTGCTGCCGCTGGCGTGGATCTGGGCCCGGATGCGCCGGGCGGCGACCGAGGCCAGCGAAATCGAGACCGCCGCGGCCACCGGGGCCGCCGGCCGGCTCATCGAGTACGCCCGGCTGCAGCCGGTGCTGCGCGCCACCGGGCTGACCCGGCGGGGCTGGGCCAGCCTGGACGACGCCCTGGCCGAGGAGGATGTCGCGGTGCGCCGGGCGCTCACCGTCAAGGGCCGGCCCGCGATGGGCTTCACCCTGGTGCTCTACGCCACCTTCGCCGCGCTCATCGCCCTGGGCCTGGCCCATGTGCTGGACCGGCGCCTGGACGCGGTGGCCTACCTGGCGGTGATGGTGATCACCGCCCGGATGCTCGGCCCGCTGACCCAGGCGGTGCTGTTCTCCTCGGAGATCCACAATGCGGCGGTGGCGCTGCGCGCCATCCACTCCATCGTCTTCGCCGAACCGCTGCCGGAGCCGGAGCCGGCCGAGGCCCGGGAGCCGGCCGGCACCGAGGTGGCCTTCTCCGGGGTGCGCTTCGGCTACGACCCGGCCGCCCCGGTGCTCGACGGGGTGGACTTCACCGCCCCGGCGGGCACGATGACCGCCCTGGTGGGGCCCTCCGGCTCCGGCAAATCCACCATCCTGCGGCTCATCGGCCGGTTCTGGGACGTCGACGCCGGGGCGGTCACCGTCGGCGGGGTGGACGTGCGCGAGATCCCCACCCGGCGGCTGATGGAGCTGACCTCCATGGTCTTCCAGGACGTGTACCTGTTCGACACCACGATCCGGGAGAACGTGCGCCTGGCCCGGCCCGGGGCCACCGACGCGGAACTGGACGCCGCCGCCCGGGCCGCCCGCCTGGACCAGGTGATCGAGGCGCTGCCCGATGGCTGGGACACCCAGGTCGGCCAGGGCGGGCTGAAGCTCTCCGGCGGGGAGCGGCAGCGGGTGTCCATCGCCCGGGCCTTCGTCAAGGACGCCCCGATCCTGCTGCTCGACGAGATCACCTCCGCCCTGGACGGGGAGAACGAGGCGGCGATCACCTCGGTGATGCGCGAGCTCACCCGGGGCCGCACCGTGTTCCTGGTGGCGCACCGGCTGTCCACGGTGCGCGACGCCGACCAGATCCTGGTGCTGCAGCCGGACCCCTCCGGCGCCGCCCGGATCGCCGAACGGGGCACGCCCGCGGGGCTGATCGCCGCCGGCGGGCGCTACGCCGAATTCGCGGAGGCCTCCTCCGCGGCGGGCCGCTGGCGCTTCGGCGAATAG
- a CDS encoding DUF3592 domain-containing protein: MIEGLVTMAIGMAAVAAAIGWALLRRRREARRFTAVGRVTGAVGRPEDDLRAMVISFTDRDGRTRTWTDPLYTAFALDRVGEEIEISVDPPAADGPGRVRVPRQSDTGFVLNVLLGVAGVAFFTAGMFIFSEATF; this comes from the coding sequence GTGATCGAGGGGCTCGTGACGATGGCGATCGGGATGGCGGCGGTGGCCGCCGCGATCGGCTGGGCGCTGCTGCGCCGCCGCCGCGAGGCCCGCCGGTTCACCGCGGTGGGCCGGGTCACCGGGGCGGTGGGCCGCCCCGAGGACGATCTGCGGGCGATGGTGATCTCCTTCACCGACCGCGACGGGCGCACCCGCACCTGGACCGACCCGCTCTACACCGCCTTCGCCCTGGACCGGGTGGGCGAGGAGATCGAGATCTCCGTGGACCCGCCCGCGGCGGACGGGCCCGGCCGGGTGCGGGTGCCCCGGCAGTCGGACACCGGCTTCGTGCTCAACGTGCTGCTCGGCGTGGCCGGGGTGGCCTTCTTCACCGCCGGGATGTTCATCTTCTCCGAGGCCACCTTCTAG